From the genome of Candidatus Effluviviaceae Genus I sp.:
CGGACGGCCTGTCCGCGTGAAGCCGTCGCGGGCTGGGCAGCACGCCGGCGAGGAGCGCGGCCTCGTGCCGGGTGAGCTCGGACGGGTGCTTCCCGAAGAACTCCTGACTCGCCGCCTTGACGCCGAAGATGCCGTCCCCGAACTGCGCCGTGTTCAGGTACACCTCGAGAATGCGCCGCTTGGGCCACAGCGCCTCGATGAGGACCGTGTAGTACGCCTCGAGCCCCTTCCTGACGACGTTGCGCCCCGGCCACAGGAACAGGTTCTTCGCAACCTGCTGCGAGATCGTGCTCGCGCCGCGGAGCCGCTTGCCGCGCTCGCGGTCCTCGATCGCCTTCTCCACGGACTCCAGGTCGAACCCGAAGTGCTCGCTGAACTTCTGGTCTTCGGCGGCGATGACGGCCACCTTCACGTGGTCCGAGATGTTGCGGTAGGCCACCCACTCGTACCTGAACCGGTACCCTTCCCTGGACCTCACGAGCTCCCCGACGCGGTCCTGCACCATGAACGCCGTCATGGGCGGCGGCACGACGAGGAACGCGAGCACCTGTGCGACGGTCACCGCGAGGAACCACTCCCCGACGCGCGCGAGCAGACGACCCGGCGGCACGCGGCAGCTCATCCGCCGGCGCCCCCGGCGGCGGGGTCGACGAGACGCCCGATGAACAGCACGGCGCCGGTCTCCCGCTCGCGGATGAGAAAGAGGAACGGGTGGTCGGCGCGGAACTCGACGGCCTTCTCGGGCATCTCGAACGACGTCCTCGCCATGACGACCGCCGTCGCGGCCGCCGCCTCCGTGCCCTGCTCGTCAACGTCCACGAAGGCCTTGTGGAACACGTCCGAGATGAAGATCTCGCCATCCTTCGCCATGCCGGTGAAGTCGGCCTGACCCGGATCGAACGCCGACGCCATCCCGAGCGCGCCGAGCGCCTGTTTGAGGGAGAAGCTCCTCTCGACTCGGAACCTCGGCAGCGAGAGCGCGACCCGGGCCGGCGCGAGCGACGAGGTCCACTCCGCCAGGGACTCGGCGGACAGCGCGGCCTCGACGGCGGCGAGCCCGTCCGTGGACCGTGGGAGCACGACGACCATGGAGACGGCGCCTCCGCGGTACGGGAGCTCGACGACCTGCGCGAGGTCGTTCTCGCCGTAGGCCATGGTCGCGGTCCGCCGCATCATGGG
Proteins encoded in this window:
- the mtgA gene encoding monofunctional biosynthetic peptidoglycan transglycosylase, translating into MSCRVPPGRLLARVGEWFLAVTVAQVLAFLVVPPPMTAFMVQDRVGELVRSREGYRFRYEWVAYRNISDHVKVAVIAAEDQKFSEHFGFDLESVEKAIEDRERGKRLRGASTISQQVAKNLFLWPGRNVVRKGLEAYYTVLIEALWPKRRILEVYLNTAQFGDGIFGVKAASQEFFGKHPSELTRHEAALLAGVLPSPRRLHADRPSDYLRRRTYNILRFMDRIGGREYLERFWGGAV